The following are from one region of the Actinoplanes sp. L3-i22 genome:
- a CDS encoding sodium:proton antiporter, with amino-acid sequence MTELLVVIVTALAVIAAATLVGPRLGIASPLVLVAIGVGASFLPVFGSAHIEPEWVLEGVLPPLLYSSAVAMPSMNFRREFGAIGGLSVLLVVASALVLGAFFMLVVPGIGFAWGVALGAIVSPTDAVATSIIKQMAVSKRVVALLDGESLLNDASALVMLRTAIVATAATFSFWGAAGTFGYSVVVAMVIGWAVGRFNLMIRRSVTDATVNTVISFTVPFVAAVPATLLHASGLVAAVVAGIVTGRRAPRVLSARNRLSDSQNWRTVELVLEGAVFLTMGVQVKSVVTHVRDDHGGLGTAVLIAAGALLLTVLVRAAYVGPLLGVLAWRSRISLSHHPRILEFREKLSTPEGKRETLDRMSTRGHQVSETDLERFHLRVVRGIATTEYFLREPLGPREGAVVVWAGMRGAVTVAAAQTLPEDTPQRSVLVLIAFAVATMSLLVQGGTIGPLLRLLTPKAGEDESGGERTRIFELMRAATEAIPAPPKPAGVPTPQDRIVVRDHRLAVLAAQRSALLDARDNGTFDAEVLEKALADLDASQIAIEMRG; translated from the coding sequence GTGACCGAGCTGCTCGTCGTGATCGTGACCGCCCTGGCCGTGATCGCCGCCGCGACCCTGGTCGGGCCGCGGCTGGGGATCGCCTCGCCGCTCGTGCTCGTGGCGATCGGGGTCGGCGCGAGCTTCCTGCCGGTGTTCGGGTCGGCGCACATCGAGCCCGAGTGGGTCCTCGAGGGCGTCCTGCCGCCGCTGCTGTACTCGTCGGCGGTGGCGATGCCGTCGATGAACTTCCGCCGCGAGTTCGGCGCGATCGGCGGCCTGTCGGTGCTGCTCGTGGTGGCCAGCGCGCTGGTGCTCGGGGCGTTCTTCATGCTGGTCGTGCCGGGGATCGGGTTCGCCTGGGGCGTCGCGCTGGGGGCGATCGTCAGCCCGACCGACGCGGTGGCCACCTCGATCATCAAGCAGATGGCGGTGTCCAAGCGGGTGGTCGCGCTGCTCGACGGCGAGAGCCTGCTCAACGACGCGTCCGCGCTGGTGATGCTGCGGACCGCGATCGTGGCGACGGCGGCGACGTTCTCGTTCTGGGGCGCGGCCGGCACGTTCGGGTACTCGGTCGTGGTCGCGATGGTCATCGGCTGGGCGGTGGGCCGGTTCAACCTGATGATCCGGCGGTCGGTGACGGACGCGACGGTCAACACCGTCATCTCGTTCACCGTGCCGTTCGTCGCCGCCGTGCCGGCCACCCTGCTCCACGCGTCCGGGCTGGTCGCGGCGGTGGTCGCGGGCATCGTCACGGGCCGCCGGGCGCCGCGGGTGCTGTCCGCGCGCAACCGCCTGTCCGACTCGCAGAACTGGCGCACGGTCGAGCTGGTCCTGGAGGGCGCGGTGTTCCTGACCATGGGCGTGCAGGTCAAGTCGGTCGTGACGCACGTGCGCGACGACCACGGCGGGCTCGGCACGGCCGTGCTGATCGCGGCCGGCGCCCTGCTCCTGACCGTCCTGGTCCGGGCCGCGTACGTCGGCCCGCTGCTCGGGGTCCTCGCCTGGCGGTCCCGGATCAGCCTCAGCCATCACCCCCGGATCCTGGAGTTCCGGGAGAAGCTGAGCACCCCGGAGGGCAAGCGGGAGACGCTCGACCGGATGAGCACCCGCGGGCACCAGGTGTCCGAGACCGACCTGGAACGGTTCCACTTGCGGGTGGTGCGCGGGATCGCCACCACCGAGTACTTCCTGCGGGAGCCGCTCGGGCCGCGCGAGGGTGCGGTGGTGGTGTGGGCCGGGATGCGCGGCGCGGTGACCGTCGCCGCGGCGCAGACCCTGCCGGAGGACACCCCGCAGCGGTCGGTGCTGGTGCTGATCGCGTTCGCGGTGGCGACGATGTCGCTGCTGGTGCAGGGCGGCACGATCGGGCCGCTGCTGCGCCTGCTCACGCCGAAGGCCGGCGAGGACGAGTCCGGCGGCGAGCGGACCAGGATCTTCGAGCTGATGCGCGCCGCGACCGAGGCGATCCCGGCGCCGCCGAAGCCCGCCGGCGTCCCGACGCCACAGGACCGGATCGTGGTGCGGGACCACCGGCTCGCCGTCCTCGCGGCGCAACGGTCGGCGCTGCTCGACGCCCGGGACAACGGCACGTTCGACGCGGAGGTGCTGGAGAAGGCGCTCGCCGACCTGGACGCGTCACAGATTGCCATCGAGATGCGCGGATAG
- a CDS encoding LysR family transcriptional regulator produces MDLQLRHLRALVAVVDAGTFTDAATEMNTSQAAVSRSVAACEEILGVRLLQRTTRHVSLTGTGAQVLAGARRVLDEIAHLHRIAEQSRTELRIGYAWAALGKHTRRLQRAWAGVQPAIPLVFVQTNSVTAGLSEGAADVAVIRKPMDDPRFASARIGTEARYAVVSTENPLARRRSLRIGDLSRYTVAIDARTGTTTLDLWDPGPRPAAVRRTTGVDEWLTLIAANQAVGVTSEATANQNPRPGVAYRVLRQAPAIPVWLAWWRDDPPAQLDDLIRLSREAYGNLSAHLDGNL; encoded by the coding sequence ATGGATCTGCAGTTGCGTCACCTGCGGGCGCTGGTCGCGGTCGTCGACGCGGGCACGTTCACCGACGCGGCGACCGAGATGAACACCTCCCAGGCCGCGGTTTCCCGCTCGGTCGCGGCCTGCGAAGAAATTCTCGGCGTACGTCTCCTGCAGCGCACCACCCGCCACGTGAGCCTCACCGGAACCGGCGCCCAGGTGCTGGCCGGCGCCCGGCGCGTGCTCGACGAGATCGCCCACCTGCACCGGATCGCCGAGCAGTCGCGCACCGAGCTGCGGATCGGCTACGCGTGGGCCGCGCTGGGCAAGCACACCCGGCGGCTGCAGCGGGCCTGGGCCGGCGTCCAGCCCGCGATTCCGCTGGTGTTCGTGCAGACCAACAGCGTGACGGCCGGCCTGAGTGAGGGCGCCGCCGACGTCGCGGTGATCCGCAAGCCGATGGACGATCCCCGGTTCGCGTCGGCGCGGATCGGGACCGAGGCCCGCTACGCGGTCGTCTCCACCGAGAACCCGCTCGCCCGGCGGCGCTCGCTGCGGATCGGCGACCTGTCCCGCTACACCGTCGCGATCGACGCGCGGACCGGCACGACCACGCTCGACCTGTGGGATCCGGGGCCGCGCCCGGCGGCGGTCCGGCGCACCACCGGCGTCGACGAGTGGCTGACGCTGATCGCCGCGAACCAGGCCGTCGGGGTCACCTCGGAGGCGACCGCGAACCAGAACCCGCGGCCCGGCGTCGCCTACCGGGTGCTGCGCCAGGCCCCGGCCATCCCGGTCTGGCTGGCCTGGTGGCGCGACGATCCCCCGGCGCAGCTGGACGATCTGATCCGGCTCAGTCGCGAGGCGTACGGAAATCTATCCGCGCATCTCGATGGCAATCTGTGA